Proteins co-encoded in one Salarias fasciatus chromosome 4, fSalaFa1.1, whole genome shotgun sequence genomic window:
- the llgl1 gene encoding lethal(2) giant larvae protein homolog 1: protein MMKFRFRRQGTDPQREKIKQELFAFNKTVEHGFPHQPSALAFDPRLQLMAIGTKSGAIKIYGAPGVEFTGLHKDTTAVTQMHFLPGQGRLLSLLDDNTIHLWELVAGPPRELGGVKKEGVVSLNEVGSYSLPGRPGIESCSATRVTVLLLLKSCDLLCIGTEGGGVYFLELPRLLLKDNLTLPQDQITQSLPDDYRCGKSLGPVESLQEHPQQSGKILIGYSRGLVVLWDLNARHADQLFLGKQQLESLVWERSGSLFVSSHNDGGYSVWSVTSGNACNPQPVSSTIPYGPFPCKAINKILWRTTQAGSPVLLYSGGMPRASYGDRHCLTIQQDKDHVTLDFTSRVIDFFTVHSVEQEKEFDDPSALVVLLEEELVVIDLQTPGWPSLPTPYLAPLHSSAITCSCHISSVPPKLWERLVNAGRAQQGRQHTHRSWPICGGKNLAPPPKQQELLLTGHEDGTVRFWDASGVALTPLYKLSTANVFHTDCDPCDDPQDPGNDPDMQQEEEWPPFRKVGCFDPYSDDPRLGIQKISLCKYSNKLLVAGTAGQVIVLGLNDERSDHSVDVSVVDLLQDREGFTWKGHDRLEPRLKPAPFPPGFQPQVLVQCLPPASVTAVALHAEWNLIAFGTSHGFGLFDYHRRNAVLARCTLHPNDSLAMEGPLSRVKSLKKSLRQSFRRIRKSRVSGKKRTITTPTSKVQEANAALAEQEEVAPVQRRIEPRSADDSLSGVVRCLCFADTFLRDGTHHGPTLWAGTNSGSVYAYALEVPGVGSGRACERGGASESSTCVEAVLGKEIQLMHRAPVVSISVLDGRGKPLPDPYEASQDLAIAPDMTNAHSVLIASEEQLKVFSLPKVSAKTKFKLTAHEGCRVRKVALVVFSSAVQEDYSEHTLVCLTNLGDMHLFNIPGLRPQVRYDCIRKEDISGIASCVFTKNGQGFYLISPSEYERFSLSAKVLTEPLCSVQLDRPLEFTLASDGTTTQPQANGTHKNQMGHVEGQAETPSSLSSPVLETPLDSPLSCADLTLDSTGELTVEDVRDFLTTVDEAENNLKNIKEEEGRSPGILIN from the exons CTATGGGGCTCCGGGTGTGGAGTTCACGGGACTGCACAAAGACACCACCGCCGTCACACAGATGCACTTCCTGCCTGGTCAG GGTCGGCTCCTGTCGTTGCTGGATGACAATACGATTCACCTGTGGGAGCTGGTGGCCGGCCCCCCCAGGGAGTTGGGAGGAGTTAAGAAAGAGGGTGTGGTGTCTCTGAATGAAGTGGGGAGCTACAGCCTCCCGGGGAGACCGGGCATCGAGAGCTGCAG CGCCACTCGTgtgactgtcctcctcctgctgaagTCGTGTGACCTCCTCTGTATTGGAACAGAAGGAGGAGGCGTGTACTTCCTGGAGTTGCCCCGCCTCCTACTGAAGGACAACCTGACGCTGCCCCAGGATCAGATCACACAGAG CTTGCCAGACGATTACAGGTGTGGGAAATCTTTGGGTCCGGTGGAGTCTCTTCAGGAGCATCCTCAGCAGTCTGGGAAGATTCTGATTGGCTACAGCCGAGGCCTGGTGGTCCTGTGGGATCTGAACGCTCGACACGCTGACCAGCTCTTCCTCGGCAAACAG cagctggagagcctGGTGTGGGAGCGTTCAGGAAGCTTATTTGTCAGTTCTCACAACGATGGCGGCTATTCGGTTTGGTCTGTTACCAGTGGCAACGCCTGCAACCCACAGCCAGTGTCTTCCACCATCCCTTACG GTCCGTTCCCCTGTAAAGCCATCAATAAGATCCTGTGGAGGACGACACAGGCTGG GTCCCCGGTCCTTCTATACAGTGGGGGGATGCCCAGAGCCAGCTATGGCGACCGCCACTGTCTGACCATCCAGCAGGACAAGGATCACGTCACGCTGGACTTCACGTCTCGAGTGATTGATTTCTTCACTGTCCACAGCGTGGAGCAGGAGAAAG agttCGATGACCCCTCCGCCTTGGTGGTGTTATTGGAAGAGGAGCTGGTTGTTATTGATCTCCAGACGCCCGGGTGGCCCTCCCTGCCCACTCCGTACCTCGCTCCTCTTCACTCCTCGGCCATCACCTGCTCCTGTCACATCTCCAGCGTCCCTCCCAAGCTGTGGGAGAGGCTGGTCAACGCGGGCCGGGCGCAGCAGGGCCGGCAGCACACGCACAGG aGCTGGCCTATCTGTGGCGGGAAAAATCTGGCACCTCCACCCAAACAACAAGAGCTACTATTAACTGG GCATGAGGACGGCACCGTCCGTTTCTGGGACGCTTCGGGCGTCGCTCTCACGCCGCTGTACAAACTCAGCACAGCCAACGTCTTCCACACTGACTGCGACCCCTGTGACGACCCTCAGGACCCCGGCAACGACCCCGacatgcagcaggaggaggaatggcCTCCCTTCAGGAAG GTGGGCTGTTTTGACCCCTACAGCGACGACCCCAGGCTCGGCATCCAGAAGATCAGCCTGTGCAAATACAGCAACAAGCTGCTGGTGGCTGGAACTGCTGGACAG GTGATCGTGCTGGGCTTGAACGACGAGCGGTCGGACCACTCGGTGGACGTGTCTGTGGTcgacctgctgcaggacaggGAGGGCTTCACCTGGAAGGGCCACGACAGGCTGGAGCCGCGCCTTAAGCCCGCCCCTTTCCCCCCGGGCTTCCAGCCGCAGGTGCTGGTGCAGTGCCTGCCTCCAGCCTCGGTGACGGCGGTGGCGCTGCATGCCGAGTGGAACCTGATCGCGTTCGGGACAAGTCACGGATTCGGTCTGTTTGACTACCACAGAAGAAACGCAGTTCTGGCCAG ATGCACCCTGCACCCTAACGACTCCTTGGCGATGGAGGGACCACTATCCAGAGTGAAGTCCCTGAAAAAGTCCCTGCGCCAGAGCTTCAGACGCATCCGCAAAAGCAGGGTTTCCGGGAAGAAGCGCACCATCACGACGCCCACCAGCAAG GTTCAAGAGGCCAACGCCGCTCTGGCAGAGCAGGAAGAAGTGGCGCCGGTCCAGAGGAGGATTGAGCCCCGGTCAGCTGACGACTCTCTGTCAGGAGTGGTCCGATGTCTGTGCTTCGCAGACACCTTCCTGCGTGACG GCACACACCACGGCCCGACGCTGTGGGCCGGCACCAATTCGGGCAGCGTGTACGCCTACGCTCTGGAGGTGCCCGGCGTGGGTTCGGGCCGCGCGTGCGAGAGGGGCGGAGCCAGCGAGAGCAGCACGTGCGTGGAGGCGGTGCTGGGTAAAGAAATCCAGCTGATGCACAGAGCGCCCGTGGTGTCCATCTCGGTGTTGGACGGTCGGGGGAAACCGTTGCCCGACCCGTACGAAGCGTCCCAGGACCTCGCCATCGCCCCGGACATGACCAACGCTCACTCTGTCCTCATCGCGTCAGAAGAGCAGCTCAAG GTCTTCTCCCTCCCAAAAGTAAGCGCCAAGACCAAGTTCAAGCTGACGGCGCACGAGGGCTGTCGGGTGAGGAAAGTGGCCCTGGTGGTCTTCAGCTCGGCGGTGCAGGAGGATTACAGCGAGCACACGCTCGTCTGTCTGACCAACCTCGGAGACATGCACCTCTTCAACATACCTGGCCTCCGACCGCAG gtgCGTTATGACTGCATCCGTAAAGAGGACATCAGCGGCATTGCCTCCTGTGTTTTCACCAAGAATGGACAGG GGTTTTACCTGATCAGTCCCTCGGAGTACGAGAGGTTCTCGCTGTCTGCTAAGGTCCTCACCGAGCCGCTGTGCTCTGTGCAGCTGGACCGACCGCTGGAGTTCACACTCGCCAG CGACGGTACGACGACGCAGCCGCAGGCCAATGGAACCCACAAGAACCAGATGGGTCACGTCGAGG GCCAAGCTGAAACTCCGagctccctgtcctcccccgTCCTGGAAACCCCGCTGGACTCCCCCCTCAGCTGTGCTGATCTCACCCTGGACTCGACGGGAGAGCTCACCGTGGAGGACGTCAGGGATTTCCTAac GACTGTCGATGAGGCGGAGAACAACCTGAAGAACAtaaaggaagaggagggacgCTCGCCCGGCATCCTCATCAACTGA
- the flii gene encoding protein flightless-1 homolog, translating into MAATGVLPFIRGVDLSGNDFKGGYFPEHVKCMSSLRWLKLNRTGLCYLPEELASLQKLEHLSVSHNSLTTLHGELSSLPNLRAVVARANNLKNSGVPDDIFQLDDLSVLDLSYNQLSEIPRDLENSRNMLVLNLSHNSIDTIPNQLFINLTDLLYLDLSDNKLDSLPPQMRRLVHLQTLILNNNPLMHAQLRQLPAMVALQTLHLRNTQRTQSNMPTSLEGLTHLADVDLSCNDLTRVPECLYSLGSLKRLNLSTNQISELSLCIDQWTQLETLNLSRNQLTSLPSAICKLSKLKKLYVNSNKLDFDGVPPGVGKLASLTEFMAANNNLELIPEGLCRCGKLKKLVLNKNRLVTLPEAIHYLTDLEILDVRENPNLVMPPKPVDRGAEWYNIDFSLQNQLRLAGASPATVAAAGGGASPRDHLARKMRLRRRKDCSQDDQAKQVLKGMSDVAQEKKNMEENGDLKYGDLKTRRWDKSLEKPHLDYSEFFLEDIGQIPGVAVWQIENFIPIQVDEAFHGKFYEADCYIILKTFLDDNGALNWQIYYWIGQEATLDKKAGSAIHAVNLRNFLGAECRTIREEMGDESEEFSAVFNNDISYIEGGTASGFYTVEDTQYAVRLYRVYGKKNIKLESVPLKASSLDPRFIFLLDTGLEIFVWRGANATLSGTTKARLFAEKINKNERKGKAEITTLMQNQEPPEFWEALGGQPEEIKKHVPDDFSPIRPKLYKVGLGLGYLELPQINYKLSVEHKDQKVKLDTLPELRLVQSLLDTKCVYILDCWSDVFIWIGRKSPRLVRAAALKLGQEICSMLHRPKHVCVTRNLEGTEGQVFKSKFKNWDDVLKVDYTRAAETVQQNDNLQGKVKKDAEQKDQMKADLTALFLPRQPAMPLTEAEQLMEEWNEDLDGMEGFVLEGKKFARLPEEEFGHFFTQDCYVFLCRYWVPVEYEEDEKEKKEGEGGGGGGAGGDEEEEDKQPEEDFQCVVYFWQGRQASNMGWLTFTFSLQKKFESLFPGKLKVVRMTQQQENLKFLSHFKRKFIIHKGKRKQKTDSAQPSLYHIRTNGSALCTRTIQIGTDSSNLNSEFCFILKVPFESTDNQGIVYTWVGRAADPDEAKLAEDVMNSMFDDTYSKQVINEGEEPENFFWVGIGSQKQYDEDAEYMKHARLFRCSNEKGYFSVSEKCSDFCQDDLADDDIMLLDNGKEVYMWVGTQTSQVEIKLSLKACQVYIQHMRAKETEQPRKLRLVRKGNEPHCFTRCFHAWGAFKTPPA; encoded by the exons ATGGCTGCCACCGGAGTTCTTCCCTTCATACGGGGAGTGGACCTCAGTGGAAATGATTTCAAA GGAGGATATTTCCCTGAGCATGTCAAGTGTATGAGCAGCCTGCGATGGCTGAAACTGAACAGGACAGGACTGTGTtacctcccagaggagctggccTCTCTGCAGAAACTG GAGCATCTTTCAGTTAGTCACAACAGTCTCACCACCTTACATGGAGAACTGTCCAGTCTACCAAACCTAAgg GCTGTGGTAGCCAGAGCAAACAACTTGAAAAACTCTGGCGTTCCAGATGACATCTTTCAGCTTGATGACCTCTCTGTGCTG GACTTGAGCTACAACCAGCTGTCAGAGATCCCCCGGGACTtggagaacagcaggaacaTGCTGGTGCTAAATCTGAGCCACAACAGTATTGATACTATACCAAACCAGCTGTTCATCAACCTGACCGACTTATTGTATTTGGACCTGAGCGACAACAAGCTGGATAGCCTGCCACCACAGATGAGGCGCCTGGTACATCTGCAGACTCTCATTCTGAACAACAATCCACTGATGCATGCTCAGCTGCG TCAGCTCCCAGCAATGGTGGCACTGCAGACTCTGCACCTGAGGAACACCCAGAGGACCCAGAGTAACATGCCTACCAgcctggagggactgacacatTTAGCAG atgtCGACCTGTCATGTAACGACCTGACTCGGGTACCAGAGTGCCTCTATTCCCTGGGCAGCCTGAAGAGACTCAATCTGAGCACCAATCAGATCTCTGAACTCTCCCTCTGCATCGACCAGTGGACCCAGCTGGAGACTCTCAACCTGAGCCGCAACCAGCTCACCTCTCTGCCT tctGCCATCTGTAAGCTGTCCAAACTGAAGAAGCTGTATGTGAACTCCAATAAACTGGACTTCGACGGGGTTCCCCCTGGTGTGGGCAAGCTGGCCAGCCTCACTGAGTTCATGGCTGCCAACAACAACCTGGAGCTCATCCCTGAAGGACTCTGCAG GTGTGGAAAGCTGAAGAAGCTGGTGCTTAATAAAAACCGGCTAGTGACACTACCAGAGGCCATCCATTACTTAACTGATCTGGAG ATACTAGACGTCCGTGAGAATCCCAACCTGGTGATGCCTCCTAAACCAGTTGACCGGGGAGCAGAGTGGTACAACATCGACTTCTCCCTCCAGAATCAGCTCCGTCTGGCCGGAGCTTCACCCGCTACAGTAGCAGCAGCGGGCGGAG GAGCCAGCCCTCGGGATCACCTTGCGAGAAAGATGCGGTTGAGGAGAAGGAAGGACTGCTCTCAGGATGACCAGGCCAAGCAGGTGCTGAAGGGCATGAGCGATGTCGctcaggagaagaagaacatgGAG GAGAACGGAGACTTGAAATACGGTGATCTAAAAACTCGACGCTGGGACAAAAGTCTAGAAAAGCCTCATCTGGATTACTCCGAGTTCTTCTTGGAGGACATTGGCCAG ATCCCAGGTGTCGCAGTGTGGCAGATAGAAAACTTCATCCCCATACAAGTGGACGAAGCTTTCCACGGCAAGTTCTATGAGGCCGATTGCTACATCATCCTCAAG ACCTTTTTGGATGACAACGGGGCGCTGAACTGGCAGATCTACTACTGGATCGGTCAGGAAGCCACACTCGACAAGAAGGCCGGCTCCGCCATTCACGCCGTCAACCTGAGAAACTTCCTGGGAGCAGAGTGCAGAACCATCCGCGAGGAGATGGGAGACGAGAGCGAGGAGTTCAGCGCC gtGTTCAACAATGACATCTCCTACATCGAGGGAGGAACAGCCAGTGGATTTTATACTGTGGAGGACACGCAGTATGCTGTCAG GTTGTACAGAGTCTACgggaagaaaaacattaaactgGAATCTGTGCCTTTGAAGGCCTCCTCCCTCGACCCACG CTTCATTTTCCTGCTGGACACGGGCCTGGAGATCTTCGTCTGGCGAGGGGCCAACGCAACTCTCAGCGGCACCACGAAAGCCAG GCTGTTCGCTGAGAAAATCAACAAGAACGAACGTAAAGGGAAGGCGGAGATCACAACCCTCATGCAGAACCAGGAGCCTCCGGAATTCTGGGAGGCGCTGGGAGGACAACCGGAGGAGATCAAGAAACACGTCCCAGACGACTTCTCTCCTATCAGACCGAAACTATACAAA GTGGGTTTGGGTCTCGGGTACCTGGAGCTGCCTCAGATCAACTACAAGCTGTCAGTGGAGCACAAAGATCAAAAGGTCAAGCTGGACACCCTTCCCGAGCTCAGGCTG GTGCAGTCTCTCCTGGACACCAAGTGTGTGTACATCCTGGACTGCTGGTCGGACGTCTTCATCTGGATCGGGAGGAAGTCTCCCCGGCTGGTCCGAGCCGCCGCCTTAAAGCTGGGCCAGGAGATCTGCTCCATGCTGCACCGGCCCAAACACGTGTGTGTCACCCGCAACCTGGAGGGCACCGAGGGGCAG GTCTTCAAGTCCAAGTTCAAAAACTGGGACGACGTGTTGAAGGTGGATTACACCAGAGCCGCCGAGACCGTCCAGCAAAACGATAACCTGCAGGGCAAG GTGAAGAAGGACGCAGAGCAGAAGGACCAGATGAAAGCCGATCTCACCGCCCTGTTCCTTCCCAGACAGCCGGCCATGCCTCTCACCGAG gcggagcagctgatggaggagtggaATGAGGATCTGGACGGCATGGAGGGATTCGTGTTGGAGGGGAAGAAGTTTGCTCGCCTGCCTGAGGAGGAGTTCGGCCACTTCTTCACGCAGGACTGCTACGTCTTCCTCTGCAG GTATTGGGTGCCAGTCGAGTATGAGGAGGacgagaaggagaagaaagagggagaaggtggaggaggaggaggagctggaggagatgaggaggaggaagacaagcAGCCTGAGGAGGATTTCCAGTGTGTGGTGTACTTCTGGCAGGGCCGGCAGGCCTCCAACATGGGCTGGCTCACCTTCACCTTCTCCCTGCAGAAGAAGTTCGAGAGTCTCTTTCCCGGAAAACTGAAG GTGGTGCGGATGacccagcagcaggaaaacctcAAGTTCCTGTCGCACTTCAAGAGGAAGTTCATCATCCACAAAgggaagaggaaacagaagacCGACTCTGCTCAGCCGTCGCTCTACCACATACGAACCAACGGCAGCGCTCTCTGCAcccg AACCATTCAGATCGGGACAGATTCCAGCAATCTCAACTCGGAGTTCTGCTTCATACTGAAG GTACCGTTTGAAAGCACAGACAACCAGGGCATCGTTTACACCTGGGTGGGCCGAGCCGCCGACCCCGACGAGGCCAAGCTGGCCGAGGACGTCATGAACAGCATGTTTGACGACACGTACAGCAAGCAG GTGATCAatgagggggaggagccagagaACTTCTTCTGGGTGGGGATTGGTTCTCAGAAGCAGTACGATGAAGACGCGGAGTACATGAAACATGCTCGGCTCTTCAG GTGTTCAAACGAGAAGGGTTACTTCTCGGTGTCGGAGAAATGTTCAGACTTCTGCCAGGACGATCTGGCTGACGACGACATCATGCTGCTGGACAACGGGAAAGAG GTCTACATGTGGGTGGGCACTCAGACCAGCCAGGTGGAGATCAAACTCAGCCTCAAAGCCTGTCAG GTTTACATCCAGCACATGCGCGCCAAGGAGACGGAGCAGCCCAGGAAGCTGCGGCTGGTGAGGAAAGGGAACGAGCCGCACTGCTTCACGCGCTGCTTCCACGCCTGGGGGGCTTTCAAGACCCCCCCCGCTTAG
- the desi1a gene encoding desumoylating isopeptidase 1: MDKNVPQYSVQLYIYDLSRGMARSLSPIMLGKQLDGIWHTAIVAYGDEFFFGGEGISSCSPGGTMLGPPDTVVELGETEVSEEIFMDYLSSLGESTYRGDRYRLFEHNCNTFTNEVAQFLTGRTIPSYITDLPSEVLSTPFGQILRPILDSIHIAPPGGNVINGGRNV; encoded by the exons ATGGATAAGAATGTTCCACAATACAGCGTACAGCTGTATATTTATGATCTCTCCAGAGGAATGGCTCGGAGCCTCAGTCCTATCATGTTAG GGAAACAGCTGGACGGAATTTG gcatACAGCTATAGTGGCATATGGTGATGAGTTCTTCTTCGGAGGGGAGGGGATCTCCAGCTGTTCACCG GGTGGTACCATGCTGGGCCCTCCAGACACTGTGGTGGAGCTGGGGGAGACTGAAGTCTCGGAGGAGATCTTCATGGATTACCTCTCCTCTCTCGGAGAAAGCACATACAG GGGTGACAGGTATCGTCTGTTTGAGCACAACTGCAACACTTTCACCAACGAGGTGGCTCAGTTCCTGACGGGCAGGACCATCCCTTCCTATATCACGGACCTTCCATCTGAAGTCCTCTCCAC GCCGTTCGGCCAAATACTGCGACCCATTCTGGACTCCATTCACATTGCCCCTCCAGGAGGGAACGTCATCAATGGGGGGAGGAACGTCTAA